In a genomic window of Mageeibacillus indolicus UPII9-5:
- a CDS encoding LysM peptidoglycan-binding domain-containing protein, with amino-acid sequence MAKSTRFATTVVTRNLLTPQGCDGFYLDGRASGSREARGGDTTLDREDRGFFYALYSNMGADYKQTAVRNKKYLDKIFEDMKVVNRYNIDYEINELADCAVNISGRLTLGDAQQMQPYFTGIVVKDGELAAITSGRGCAYLYRNDLLYPLTKDEYPLSTVDLQGNQVNNLDLYCAGLAGTIRYSNIAQLQPDDCFFLCNKEVMETVGHHNILRIMDEASDQQDAAYRIIDEMARQNPGATAQVMIGFVENITTLDKAGLKSLTGRMGWEQKAMNTPIRFDDANTPHVTAGNTAAGTAASMAAGAAAGAVAGGIAAGSGVSAQQPTSTYPSQDDYAQTNRIPGTGNFAEPNPIQPAAGVANGMPANNAFGENGNAAYSDAGYTQLNSGVSQQGYQDQTPNIYAQQNMQNMQNMQNYNQQNYPNQNQPYSDPYTDYNKDRLLRDLDEDEGMTTGKKVVIGVMLALILALALVLAYMLFADKLFGGKPAVTARPTITGVPEAIRPTREGDDELFPESTKRDAESTEQDLSEPSESEPRISEPTSDDNNSDSSSTNSGSTSSSSNKPRHSKADSSNKRSTGSGHKYTVKSGDTLWSIANANRGTADINDYMQKIIESNPDAATADKTNLNLYPDMEIVIPAP; translated from the coding sequence ATGGCTAAATCTACAAGATTTGCAACTACGGTGGTCACACGGAATTTGTTGACTCCACAAGGTTGCGATGGTTTTTACTTAGACGGCCGGGCTTCAGGTTCACGCGAAGCTCGTGGTGGTGACACTACTTTGGATCGCGAAGACAGAGGCTTTTTCTATGCGCTTTACAGTAATATGGGCGCGGATTATAAACAGACAGCCGTTCGCAACAAAAAATATTTAGACAAAATATTTGAAGACATGAAGGTGGTCAATCGGTACAACATTGATTATGAAATTAATGAATTGGCTGATTGCGCGGTTAATATTTCGGGGCGGCTTACTTTAGGCGACGCACAGCAAATGCAACCGTATTTTACTGGAATTGTCGTTAAAGACGGCGAGCTAGCGGCTATAACTTCCGGCCGAGGCTGTGCCTACCTTTACCGCAATGATTTGCTTTATCCGCTGACGAAAGACGAATACCCGCTTTCTACGGTCGACCTGCAAGGAAATCAGGTTAATAACCTGGATTTGTATTGTGCAGGATTGGCCGGAACGATAAGATATTCTAATATTGCCCAGCTGCAGCCGGATGACTGTTTCTTCCTTTGCAATAAAGAAGTTATGGAAACTGTAGGTCACCACAATATTTTGCGGATTATGGACGAAGCGTCCGATCAGCAGGATGCCGCTTATAGAATAATTGATGAAATGGCACGCCAGAATCCGGGGGCCACAGCGCAGGTTATGATTGGTTTCGTAGAAAATATAACCACGTTGGATAAGGCCGGCCTCAAGAGTTTAACCGGACGGATGGGCTGGGAACAAAAGGCCATGAATACCCCGATTCGTTTTGATGATGCCAACACTCCCCACGTGACAGCTGGAAATACGGCAGCCGGAACCGCCGCTTCTATGGCGGCAGGTGCTGCAGCCGGTGCTGTAGCCGGTGGAATTGCCGCCGGCAGTGGGGTCTCTGCCCAACAACCTACATCCACGTACCCGTCTCAAGACGATTATGCCCAAACCAATAGGATCCCCGGCACCGGCAATTTTGCTGAGCCTAATCCAATACAACCGGCTGCGGGAGTCGCCAACGGTATGCCTGCCAATAATGCCTTCGGTGAAAATGGTAACGCAGCGTACAGCGATGCAGGATACACTCAGCTGAACAGTGGCGTGTCACAACAAGGCTATCAAGATCAGACGCCTAATATTTACGCGCAACAGAATATGCAGAACATGCAGAACATGCAGAACTATAATCAACAGAATTATCCCAATCAAAATCAACCTTACAGTGATCCATACACTGATTACAACAAAGACAGGTTGCTGCGCGATTTGGATGAAGACGAAGGCATGACAACCGGCAAGAAAGTCGTCATAGGTGTTATGTTGGCACTTATTCTGGCTCTGGCCCTGGTTTTGGCATACATGTTGTTTGCCGACAAACTGTTTGGCGGTAAACCGGCCGTTACGGCCCGTCCCACAATTACTGGGGTTCCCGAAGCTATCCGTCCGACCCGCGAAGGCGATGACGAACTATTCCCTGAATCTACCAAACGTGATGCGGAATCAACCGAACAAGATCTTTCGGAGCCGAGCGAAAGCGAGCCTCGTATAAGCGAGCCAACATCCGATGACAACAATTCGGATAGCAGTTCGACGAATAGCGGTTCGACGAGTAGTAGTTCGAATAAACCACGCCACTCAAAGGCTGATTCTTCCAACAAACGTTCAACTGGTTCCGGACACAAATATACCGTTAAGTCGGGCGATACCCTTTGGTCAATCGCCAACGCTAACAGGGGTACGGCAGATATCAATGACTACATGCAAAAGATTATTGAATCTAATCCCGATGCCGCTACGGCAGACAAGACCAACTTGAATCTTTACCCCGATATGGAAATTGTCATACCGGCACCATAA
- the recJ gene encoding single-stranded-DNA-specific exonuclease RecJ — protein sequence MNLLKHKWTEAPQLPLPTEATKTVAAPLGLSEIIKASRMAETAAQAETTPVDLGEEWHSPFLFNDMEKAVHTVADVIARHGIVMIHGDYDADGLTATAVLYRYLSQFGLEIYTYIPDRLEEGYGLAAGGVKSALEHKVDLVITVDCGIVSHDEIAELSAAGILTVVTDHHNCRPTLPAADACLNPKWPGESYPFPYLAGAGVALKLVQGMSEFFHQPEDVWRDLTDFAMIGTVADVMPLVGENVAIVKEGLSRLNNRARAAWQILLNLPTDETITATTIGFRLAPLINAAGRMGCVSPALQIMLTDEADIAGEMAQKLQSLNEKRRELTQAVWTEVERQICENPLFLAAPILFVAGENWHTGILGILAAKAAAEFNRPTFVLNREVDADGKVLYRGSGRTYGTIDLVATLNTLAPLLEAYGGHRQAAGVTVTAAALAEIQALLAGKQQAAFTCTELAGLPELCERTPLPCDLEVDLSVCNVTNWQELQNLQPFGESNPEPVLAWQGCTVLQLRKIGKQKQHLQLLLQDKAGRRIKGIFFGGGYWADAITAPVKLDLLGVLQINTWQGLTEAQLRVVDIHLCLESLEKANLAVASEICASSEPAVSDETGYLPRRISENPQAQKQFLAEVYRFLQRVLDQTWQLVDPAWLADVWSWHFKFKFAGELVEKILTLFAESGILECKSWSAKNEHLYLIGLRQPHNKVKLSDLDAYHKLMHRW from the coding sequence ATGAATTTACTGAAACACAAATGGACAGAAGCTCCGCAATTACCTTTACCGACTGAAGCGACGAAGACGGTTGCCGCTCCATTAGGCTTAAGCGAGATAATAAAAGCTTCACGCATGGCTGAAACCGCGGCACAAGCTGAGACGACGCCCGTTGACTTGGGTGAGGAATGGCACAGTCCCTTTTTGTTTAATGATATGGAGAAAGCCGTGCATACCGTTGCCGACGTCATCGCCAGGCATGGCATAGTTATGATTCATGGCGATTATGATGCGGACGGATTGACGGCCACTGCTGTTTTATACCGCTATTTAAGCCAATTCGGTTTGGAAATATATACTTACATACCTGACCGTTTGGAAGAAGGCTACGGCTTGGCTGCTGGCGGTGTAAAAAGTGCTTTAGAACATAAGGTGGATTTAGTCATAACCGTAGACTGCGGTATCGTCTCGCATGATGAGATTGCTGAACTTTCGGCGGCAGGTATTTTGACTGTTGTTACTGACCACCATAATTGTCGTCCTACATTGCCGGCTGCCGATGCCTGTCTCAACCCTAAATGGCCGGGGGAAAGTTACCCGTTCCCTTATTTGGCCGGTGCCGGGGTGGCATTAAAACTTGTGCAAGGTATGAGCGAATTTTTCCATCAACCGGAGGATGTATGGCGAGATTTAACCGATTTTGCCATGATCGGTACCGTAGCTGATGTAATGCCGTTGGTGGGGGAAAATGTCGCTATAGTTAAGGAGGGTCTGTCACGACTTAACAATCGAGCCCGTGCCGCCTGGCAAATTTTGCTCAATTTACCGACTGATGAAACAATTACCGCGACAACGATCGGCTTTAGGTTGGCTCCATTGATAAATGCTGCCGGCCGAATGGGGTGTGTAAGCCCGGCTCTGCAAATCATGCTGACCGACGAGGCCGATATTGCCGGGGAAATGGCACAAAAACTACAGTCGTTGAATGAAAAAAGGCGGGAGCTTACGCAAGCTGTATGGACGGAAGTAGAGCGTCAAATCTGTGAAAATCCGCTTTTCTTGGCGGCACCTATACTATTTGTTGCCGGAGAAAATTGGCACACCGGTATATTGGGCATATTGGCAGCCAAAGCGGCAGCTGAGTTTAATCGCCCGACATTTGTTTTGAATCGTGAAGTTGATGCTGACGGTAAGGTTTTGTACCGCGGTTCCGGCCGGACATACGGCACAATTGATCTAGTTGCGACGTTGAATACCTTAGCCCCGCTTTTAGAAGCATACGGCGGGCATCGGCAAGCGGCAGGCGTTACCGTTACGGCAGCGGCGTTGGCAGAAATACAGGCATTATTGGCCGGAAAGCAACAAGCTGCGTTTACTTGCACGGAATTGGCCGGATTGCCGGAATTATGTGAAAGAACACCACTTCCTTGCGATTTAGAAGTAGATTTATCTGTTTGTAATGTGACAAATTGGCAAGAACTTCAGAATTTACAACCGTTCGGCGAAAGTAATCCCGAGCCAGTTTTAGCTTGGCAAGGATGCACCGTATTACAGCTGCGAAAGATAGGAAAGCAAAAACAGCACTTACAGCTGCTTTTACAGGATAAAGCCGGCCGACGGATCAAAGGCATATTTTTTGGTGGCGGCTATTGGGCGGATGCGATAACAGCACCGGTCAAACTGGATTTGCTGGGCGTTTTACAAATTAATACTTGGCAAGGCCTGACCGAGGCCCAACTGCGGGTTGTTGACATTCATCTATGCCTTGAGTCGCTTGAAAAGGCAAACTTAGCTGTTGCGTCGGAAATTTGTGCGTCCTCTGAACCTGCCGTTTCGGATGAAACAGGCTATTTACCGCGCCGGATCAGCGAGAATCCGCAAGCTCAAAAACAGTTTTTGGCAGAAGTGTACCGTTTTCTGCAACGAGTTTTGGACCAGACGTGGCAATTGGTTGACCCGGCTTGGCTGGCGGACGTCTGGAGTTGGCACTTCAAATTTAAATTTGCCGGCGAACTGGTAGAAAAAATACTTACACTTTTCGCTGAATCAGGTATACTGGAATGTAAATCGTGGTCGGCAAAGAATGAACATTTATATTTAATTGGCTTGCGACAACCGCATAATAAAGTTAAGCTTTCCGATCTTGACGCTTATCATAAACTGATGCATAGGTGGTGA
- the alaS gene encoding alanine--tRNA ligase, translating to MEKLGLNEIREKYLSFFESKGHLRLPSFSLVPQKDPSILLINAGMTPLKPYFIGTEVPPCKRVTTCQKCIRTPDIERVGYTSRHGTFFEMLGNFSFGDYFKAEAISWAWEFITEVLKLPEERLYITVYKDDDEAYDYWHQKIGVAENKIYRLGKEDNFWEHGTGPCGPCSEIHFDRGPNVGCGRPDCHVGCDCDRFVEFWNLVFSQFDRQEDGTYLPMVHKNIDTGGGLERFACIMQGVDNLFEVDTVRRILDAVCKIAKVHYGNDHMADVAIRVITDHIRSTTMMISDGVLPSNEGRGYVLRRLLRRAARYGRLLGIDGLFLHDLLPVVVQESCGAYPELKEREDYILRVIETEEKRFDKTVKQGSQLLDGYINEAKKAGSGELSGDVVFKLHDTYGFPLDLTREIAAEQGISVDEAGFKKNMQRQKDEARAALKAKGGSAWAAGCLPAEVEHKNPTQFVGYSEFSAKGKLLYIISSDEAGEPILLPMAGVDADVILITDRTPFYATGGGQVGDIGTITGEHGLKVEVKDTTKTAEGIFLHHCHVIAGSLEPGMELDLAVNRPVRMDIMRNHSATHLLHKALRTVLGTHVTQAGSLVNAEHLRFDFHHMKPCTAEELRQIEAEVNRAILANYQSVTEVMPMAEAKKKGAMALFDEKYGDMVRVVSMGDYSVEFCGGTHLSETSQVGIFHIVSEGSVASGIRRIEAITGSAALRWLQDLQKTTAEAADMLKIKVADLPERIAQLQNDLKAETKKFQALQSELAKAQAAELKNKAREAAGINYLAAAVSVDGVDDLRAMAESLRSQLAPAAVVLGAEINGKLNFVAMASPEAVKKGVKAGNLVKAAASISGGGGGGRPDMAQAGGKDVAKLPEALAAAEQEIINYLS from the coding sequence ATGGAGAAACTTGGACTGAATGAAATACGGGAAAAGTATCTGTCTTTCTTTGAGTCTAAAGGACATCTGCGGCTGCCGAGCTTTTCTTTGGTGCCACAAAAAGATCCGTCGATTTTGCTGATAAACGCGGGAATGACCCCGCTGAAACCGTATTTTATTGGAACGGAGGTCCCTCCGTGCAAACGGGTAACAACTTGTCAAAAATGCATACGTACCCCTGATATTGAACGTGTTGGTTATACATCACGCCACGGAACGTTTTTTGAGATGCTCGGAAATTTCAGCTTTGGCGATTACTTCAAAGCTGAGGCGATAAGCTGGGCTTGGGAATTTATAACGGAAGTTTTGAAATTGCCCGAAGAACGTCTTTATATCACGGTATACAAAGATGATGATGAGGCTTATGACTATTGGCATCAAAAAATAGGTGTTGCTGAGAACAAAATTTATCGCTTGGGTAAAGAAGACAATTTCTGGGAACACGGCACCGGACCTTGCGGCCCTTGTTCTGAAATTCACTTCGACCGTGGACCGAATGTCGGATGCGGCCGCCCCGATTGCCATGTGGGCTGCGATTGTGATCGCTTCGTTGAATTTTGGAATCTCGTCTTTTCACAATTCGATCGCCAAGAAGATGGGACTTACCTGCCGATGGTCCATAAAAATATCGACACCGGTGGTGGGCTGGAAAGATTTGCCTGCATAATGCAGGGCGTGGACAACCTGTTTGAGGTCGATACCGTAAGGCGAATTTTGGATGCGGTATGTAAAATTGCTAAAGTGCACTATGGTAATGATCATATGGCCGATGTCGCGATAAGAGTTATTACCGATCATATTCGCAGTACGACTATGATGATCAGTGACGGAGTTTTGCCATCTAATGAGGGCAGAGGTTATGTTCTGCGGCGGTTGCTGCGTCGGGCGGCACGTTACGGACGCTTACTTGGGATCGACGGCCTCTTTTTGCATGACTTACTACCGGTGGTTGTGCAAGAGTCCTGTGGAGCTTATCCGGAGTTAAAGGAACGTGAAGATTACATTTTGCGGGTTATTGAAACCGAAGAAAAGCGTTTTGATAAAACTGTAAAACAGGGTTCTCAATTACTCGACGGATATATAAACGAAGCCAAAAAGGCTGGTTCCGGAGAATTGTCGGGCGATGTCGTCTTCAAACTGCATGATACGTACGGTTTCCCGCTTGACTTAACCAGAGAAATTGCGGCTGAACAAGGGATCAGCGTAGATGAGGCTGGCTTTAAGAAGAATATGCAACGGCAAAAAGATGAGGCCAGAGCAGCTTTAAAAGCTAAGGGCGGTTCGGCTTGGGCGGCAGGCTGTCTGCCGGCGGAGGTTGAACACAAAAATCCCACACAGTTTGTGGGCTATTCCGAATTTTCAGCTAAAGGAAAACTACTTTATATCATCAGCAGTGATGAGGCCGGCGAGCCGATACTCTTGCCGATGGCCGGGGTAGATGCTGATGTTATTTTGATAACCGACCGTACGCCGTTTTACGCTACCGGCGGCGGGCAAGTCGGCGATATAGGCACAATTACTGGTGAACATGGCTTGAAAGTTGAAGTGAAGGATACCACAAAGACGGCGGAAGGTATTTTCTTGCACCATTGTCATGTGATTGCCGGCAGTTTGGAACCAGGAATGGAACTGGATCTTGCGGTAAATCGACCGGTGCGTATGGATATTATGCGCAACCATTCGGCGACTCACTTACTGCACAAAGCATTGCGTACTGTTTTGGGGACGCACGTTACTCAAGCCGGATCATTGGTAAATGCTGAACATTTGCGTTTCGATTTCCACCATATGAAGCCGTGTACCGCGGAAGAATTACGCCAAATTGAAGCTGAAGTCAATCGTGCTATTTTGGCCAATTATCAATCCGTTACGGAGGTTATGCCGATGGCGGAGGCAAAGAAGAAGGGTGCGATGGCTCTGTTCGACGAAAAGTACGGTGATATGGTCCGGGTCGTTTCTATGGGTGACTATAGCGTTGAATTCTGCGGCGGAACGCATTTGTCAGAAACTTCTCAGGTCGGTATTTTTCACATCGTTTCTGAAGGTTCGGTGGCGTCCGGAATTCGTCGTATCGAGGCGATAACCGGTTCAGCTGCTTTGCGTTGGTTGCAGGATTTGCAAAAAACAACAGCGGAAGCTGCTGACATGCTGAAAATAAAGGTGGCTGATTTACCGGAGCGCATAGCGCAACTGCAAAATGACTTGAAGGCGGAAACCAAAAAATTCCAGGCCTTGCAAAGTGAATTGGCCAAGGCTCAGGCAGCAGAATTGAAGAATAAAGCGCGAGAGGCTGCCGGAATCAATTATTTGGCGGCGGCAGTGAGCGTTGACGGTGTCGATGACTTGCGCGCCATGGCGGAGAGTCTGCGTTCACAGCTGGCTCCAGCAGCCGTGGTACTAGGGGCTGAGATTAATGGCAAACTGAACTTCGTGGCGATGGCATCGCCGGAAGCCGTCAAAAAAGGCGTGAAAGCTGGTAACCTAGTTAAAGCTGCGGCAAGTATAAGTGGTGGCGGCGGTGGCGGTCGGCCGGATATGGCGCAAGCTGGAGGCAAAGATGTGGCTAAACTACCTGAAGCCTTGGCAGCGGCCGAACAAGAGATTATTAATTATTTGAGCTAA
- the rpsU gene encoding 30S ribosomal protein S21: MSEVRVKENESLDSALRRFKRSCARSGVLAEVRKREHYEKPSVRRKKKSEAARKRKH, translated from the coding sequence ATGTCGGAAGTTCGCGTAAAAGAGAATGAATCCCTTGACAGTGCGTTGCGCCGTTTCAAACGTTCATGCGCAAGGTCCGGTGTACTTGCTGAAGTTCGTAAAAGAGAACATTACGAAAAGCCCAGCGTACGTAGAAAGAAAAAATCTGAAGCTGCCAGAAAGCGTAAGCATTAA
- a CDS encoding aminopeptidase C, with protein MNLTKDLLQKFADAYAKDKNNGVIAAAISNVGVKEASRNRLAANNHSFIFSDEIDHKNITNQKKSGRCWMFAALNMARPKIMEDLKLEEFEFSQTYLYFFDNMEKTNVFLDKIMATKNLDINSREVIRALEFQTSDGGYFEWFKTLADKYGLVPKSVMGESFSSQNSADMFDRIHEVIKKYAMDIRRTADADCEAIKVECLSKVYNILAKCLGEPVQKFDFEYVDKDKKYHLDRDLTPQLFYKKYLGDFYEGMVRLINDPRERNPYGRVYINPSTKNVLESDGLAGLNVPIDAMKAAMIRSIKDKRTAWFACDVGKMSDRQAGILDGSIFNFEQTLVPVGEFTKADRLDSRQAVANHAMNITGVNLRDEKPVMWKVENSWGDEPGKKGVFSMSDTWFSEYVFEMIVNKNMLMPNI; from the coding sequence ATGAATTTAACCAAAGATTTATTGCAGAAGTTTGCCGATGCTTACGCCAAAGACAAAAATAACGGCGTAATTGCGGCCGCGATTTCCAATGTTGGGGTCAAAGAGGCCAGCCGCAACCGATTGGCAGCCAACAATCATAGCTTCATTTTTAGCGATGAAATCGATCACAAAAATATAACTAACCAAAAAAAGAGCGGGCGTTGTTGGATGTTCGCAGCCCTTAATATGGCTCGGCCGAAAATTATGGAAGATCTTAAGCTTGAGGAATTCGAATTTTCTCAAACATATCTGTACTTTTTTGACAATATGGAAAAAACCAATGTCTTCCTTGATAAAATTATGGCGACCAAAAATTTGGACATCAACAGCAGGGAAGTTATTCGTGCCCTGGAATTTCAGACCAGTGACGGCGGCTATTTTGAATGGTTCAAAACGCTGGCCGATAAATACGGTCTTGTCCCGAAAAGCGTAATGGGGGAAAGCTTTAGCTCGCAAAATTCGGCTGACATGTTTGACCGCATTCATGAAGTAATCAAAAAGTACGCGATGGATATACGTCGTACCGCCGATGCCGACTGCGAAGCAATTAAAGTTGAGTGCTTAAGTAAAGTTTACAACATATTGGCGAAATGTTTGGGTGAGCCGGTACAAAAGTTTGATTTTGAGTACGTGGATAAGGATAAAAAATACCATTTGGATCGTGATTTAACCCCTCAATTGTTCTATAAAAAGTATTTGGGCGATTTCTATGAGGGCATGGTCAGACTGATCAATGACCCGCGTGAGCGAAATCCCTACGGTCGTGTATACATTAATCCGAGCACCAAAAACGTACTGGAAAGTGACGGTTTGGCAGGCCTTAATGTTCCGATTGACGCGATGAAAGCGGCAATGATACGTTCAATAAAAGATAAACGAACAGCCTGGTTCGCTTGTGATGTAGGCAAAATGAGCGATCGTCAGGCAGGAATTTTGGACGGAAGCATATTCAACTTTGAGCAAACCCTTGTCCCGGTAGGTGAGTTCACGAAAGCCGACCGTTTGGATTCGCGTCAGGCAGTTGCCAATCATGCGATGAACATTACCGGAGTAAATTTGCGCGATGAGAAGCCGGTTATGTGGAAGGTGGAAAATTCATGGGGAGATGAACCAGGCAAAAAAGGTGTTTTCTCCATGTCGGACACATGGTTCAGTGAATATGTTTTTGAAATGATCGTAAACAAAAATATGTTGATGCCGAATATTTAA
- a CDS encoding M15 family metallopeptidase, with the protein MKRSNGRGNALIIFLGFVVTALLVATCYFSLDKTSHAKKEPTQKTARHIFTSDSNTVSTETPAIAVASEENKPQASEESKPQTTVVSKPPRANWPEITAADGRDDLGVPYTIDGTVLVNRKHPVNWDYVPAIDSAGGVILQPQAKKAYEEMHTAAMQDGIQFYFRSGYRDFATQAAIYQQYARTDPNGIAGANRYSAPPGASEHQTGLAVDIDNGSGLSYDFDQTPAGIWLHKNAYKFGFIIRFPKGKEPITGYTYEPWHFRYIGVEKAADFGPENTLTLEEYLHSEPAPAPGAPESEIPDAPAVSADPAQVN; encoded by the coding sequence TTGAAACGATCTAACGGACGCGGTAATGCTTTGATTATATTTTTAGGCTTTGTAGTAACTGCTTTACTCGTAGCGACCTGTTATTTTTCTTTGGATAAAACTTCTCACGCCAAAAAAGAGCCAACGCAAAAAACTGCACGGCACATTTTTACCTCTGATTCAAATACAGTTTCGACAGAAACTCCTGCTATAGCCGTAGCAAGCGAAGAAAATAAGCCTCAAGCAAGCGAAGAAAGTAAGCCTCAAACAACCGTGGTTAGCAAACCACCGCGCGCCAATTGGCCGGAAATAACCGCCGCAGATGGAAGAGATGACTTGGGCGTGCCCTATACAATAGACGGTACAGTGTTGGTAAACCGCAAGCATCCGGTAAATTGGGACTATGTTCCAGCCATCGATTCGGCCGGTGGGGTAATTTTGCAGCCGCAAGCGAAAAAAGCCTATGAGGAAATGCATACGGCCGCTATGCAAGACGGAATTCAGTTTTATTTTCGCAGTGGCTATCGAGATTTTGCCACTCAGGCGGCCATCTACCAGCAATACGCCCGCACCGACCCGAACGGGATAGCCGGTGCCAACAGATATTCGGCCCCACCCGGTGCAAGTGAGCACCAAACAGGTTTGGCAGTGGATATTGATAACGGTAGCGGCCTGTCTTACGATTTTGACCAGACGCCGGCCGGAATTTGGTTGCATAAAAACGCCTATAAATTCGGCTTTATCATCCGTTTTCCTAAAGGGAAAGAACCCATCACCGGCTACACGTATGAGCCGTGGCATTTTCGCTACATCGGCGTTGAAAAAGCGGCTGATTTCGGCCCGGAAAACACCTTGACCTTGGAAGAATATCTCCACTCCGAGCCAGCTCCAGCACCTGGTGCTCCGGAATCAGAAATCCCGGATGCGCCGGCAGTTTCGGCTGATCCTGCCCAGGTTAATTGA
- a CDS encoding HIT domain-containing protein, with translation MDDCIFCQITAGKFGTEMMYEDDCLAVFKDLHPQARIHWLIVPKKHYKDIVALSHDTEGQQIFAHLLNVLPKIAALAGIDTTGFRLVNNCGSDAGQTVGHVHFHLLGGEVLPF, from the coding sequence ATGGACGATTGTATTTTTTGTCAAATTACTGCTGGAAAATTTGGCACCGAGATGATGTACGAAGATGATTGCTTGGCCGTCTTTAAGGATCTGCATCCACAGGCCAGGATTCATTGGCTGATTGTTCCCAAAAAGCATTATAAGGACATTGTTGCTTTGAGTCATGATACAGAGGGGCAGCAAATTTTTGCGCATCTGTTAAATGTTTTGCCTAAGATCGCTGCTTTGGCCGGAATTGATACTACTGGTTTCAGGTTAGTTAATAACTGCGGATCGGATGCTGGACAGACCGTTGGACATGTGCATTTCCATTTGCTAGGTGGAGAAGTATTACCGTTTTAA